In a single window of the Bradyrhizobium erythrophlei genome:
- a CDS encoding ABC transporter substrate-binding protein produces MSGYRTARHCIWFTRQAASFAIFSLWFSTSSFAATTVRLNEVIRSIFYAPQYVALHIGAFETEGLNITGPKTTWGTQAALTEIVSGNSDIALLGPESALFTREAGPARRLYDFAQLTNGDGTFILAKTPMPDFKVSDLKGKTIVTTGKGSTSALALLHIIRQAGLDPDKDLTIRFIPTTSNIIPSYLEANTTFAQTFEPAIYKAVAENKGYRVASVGSLLGQLPYTAYMASGEFIEKHPDLIQSFTNAIQKGLNWTREHSAHEVAEMIAPDFKDMSVSTIEAVVDEYKKVDIWPRTVVITPDGMKKMSDLMVEGGVVNSGGEYADVVKPEFSQKAAATADK; encoded by the coding sequence ATGTCTGGCTACCGAACCGCACGGCATTGTATTTGGTTTACGAGGCAGGCTGCGTCCTTCGCGATCTTTTCACTCTGGTTTTCGACGTCGAGCTTCGCGGCGACGACCGTACGACTTAACGAAGTCATACGCAGCATTTTTTATGCGCCGCAGTATGTAGCTCTCCACATCGGCGCCTTCGAAACGGAAGGTCTCAATATCACGGGCCCGAAGACCACCTGGGGGACCCAAGCTGCTCTTACGGAAATCGTAAGTGGAAATTCCGACATCGCGCTGCTCGGCCCCGAATCCGCTCTTTTTACGAGAGAGGCCGGGCCCGCCCGCCGACTCTACGACTTTGCACAGCTTACCAATGGCGACGGTACGTTCATATTGGCAAAAACTCCAATGCCTGACTTTAAGGTCAGTGACCTAAAGGGCAAAACCATCGTCACGACCGGCAAGGGTTCGACGTCGGCGCTCGCGTTGCTTCATATCATTAGGCAGGCCGGTCTCGATCCGGACAAGGATCTAACCATCCGATTTATTCCAACTACTTCTAACATTATCCCATCCTATCTCGAGGCTAACACAACATTCGCTCAGACCTTCGAGCCCGCGATATACAAGGCGGTGGCGGAGAACAAAGGCTATCGTGTTGCCTCTGTCGGAAGCCTGCTGGGCCAATTGCCGTACACTGCCTACATGGCCTCAGGCGAATTCATCGAAAAGCACCCGGACCTGATCCAATCGTTCACGAATGCGATTCAAAAGGGGCTGAATTGGACCCGAGAGCACAGCGCCCATGAAGTCGCCGAAATGATTGCTCCCGACTTCAAGGATATGTCGGTCTCCACGATCGAGGCCGTCGTAGACGAATATAAAAAAGTCGACATCTGGCCTCGTACCGTTGTCATCACGCCGGACGGCATGAAGAAGATGTCTGATCTGATGGTCGAGGGCGGCGTAGTAAACTCGGGTGGTGAATACGCCGACGTTGTGAAGCCAGAATTTTCTCAAAAAGCCGCAGCGACCGCGGACAAGTAA
- a CDS encoding integrase core domain-containing protein has protein sequence MLDRLIFAGLYRLAPKVLGALAIVKPETVIKWHRAGFRSYWRWKSRRRGGRPTVAPEIRKLIREMSIANPLWGAPRIHGELLKLGVEIGQTSVAKYMVRRRHPPSQGWRTFIRNHADGIAAMDMFVVPTISFRLLYGLLIMGHGRRHILWFGVTAHPTAEWIANQVTEACGWEQAPCYLIRDRDGAYGEVFIRRLRSIGIRDRPTSPRSPWQNAYAERLIGSIRRECVDHVIVFSERQLRHLLLCYMKYYNGTRTHLSLEKNAPISRAVDRAGHILCRPILGGLHHRYARI, from the coding sequence ATGCTGGACCGTCTGATATTCGCCGGCTTGTATCGTTTGGCTCCGAAGGTGCTGGGCGCCTTGGCGATCGTGAAGCCGGAGACCGTGATTAAATGGCACCGCGCCGGGTTCAGATCGTACTGGCGGTGGAAGTCACGGCGCCGTGGGGGCCGACCAACTGTAGCGCCTGAGATACGCAAGCTTATCCGCGAGATGAGCATTGCCAATCCGCTGTGGGGAGCGCCTCGGATCCATGGCGAGTTGCTCAAGCTCGGCGTCGAGATCGGCCAGACCAGCGTCGCCAAATACATGGTCAGGCGAAGACATCCGCCGTCCCAAGGGTGGAGAACCTTTATCCGCAATCACGCTGATGGGATCGCTGCGATGGATATGTTCGTCGTGCCGACAATCTCGTTTCGCTTGCTCTATGGATTGCTGATCATGGGGCACGGTCGGCGACATATTCTGTGGTTTGGCGTCACAGCGCATCCAACGGCAGAATGGATCGCAAATCAGGTCACGGAAGCATGCGGGTGGGAACAGGCTCCTTGCTATCTCATTCGTGACCGAGACGGGGCCTATGGTGAGGTCTTTATCCGCAGACTCCGATCGATAGGCATTCGCGACCGGCCAACATCGCCGCGTTCCCCGTGGCAGAACGCATATGCCGAAAGGCTGATCGGTTCGATCCGACGGGAATGCGTTGACCACGTCATTGTATTCAGCGAACGCCAACTCCGTCACTTACTGCTCTGTTACATGAAATATTACAATGGGACCCGCACGCATCTATCCCTGGAGAAAAATGCACCGATCTCACGCGCCGTCGATCGCGCCGGGCACATTCTTTGTCGCCCAATCTTAGGCGGACTCCACCACCGATACGCCCGGATCTAA
- a CDS encoding ABC transporter ATP-binding protein: MRERIRAERVTYTYLTRLGETTALSELSIAIRDGEFCSIVGPSGCGKSTLLSLIAGLTFPTEGRIFLDDAPIKGTTRKIGLLLQRDHLFEWRTVLENAELGLEILGIDRTTAGDRARRLLQTYGLSGFERAYPRQLSGGMRQRVALIRTLATDPEIILLDEPFSALDYQTKLVMQREVHGIIRSNGKSALLVTHDIEEAVAMSDRVIVLSGRPARVRSNYEIKLSVAGDRSPMTSRDAPEFRDYCKSIWKDLDIDHQLG; this comes from the coding sequence ATGCGAGAAAGAATAAGGGCAGAGCGCGTCACATATACCTATCTTACCCGTCTCGGGGAGACCACGGCCCTAAGTGAGCTCAGTATCGCCATCCGTGATGGCGAATTCTGTAGTATCGTTGGCCCTAGCGGCTGCGGCAAGTCGACCCTGCTCTCGCTAATCGCCGGCCTGACCTTCCCGACCGAAGGCCGGATTTTTCTTGATGATGCGCCGATCAAGGGCACGACACGAAAAATCGGCCTTCTGCTTCAAAGAGACCATCTCTTCGAGTGGCGTACTGTGCTTGAGAACGCGGAGCTTGGACTCGAGATTCTCGGGATTGACCGAACTACAGCAGGCGACCGCGCGCGGCGCCTCCTGCAGACCTATGGCTTGAGCGGGTTTGAACGCGCGTATCCGCGTCAATTGTCGGGCGGCATGCGCCAGAGAGTTGCACTGATACGTACTCTGGCAACCGATCCCGAAATCATTCTGCTGGATGAGCCTTTTTCTGCGCTCGACTATCAGACGAAGCTCGTCATGCAACGCGAGGTGCACGGCATCATTCGCTCAAACGGCAAGTCGGCGCTGCTGGTCACACACGATATCGAAGAGGCCGTGGCGATGTCCGACCGAGTGATCGTATTGAGCGGTCGACCCGCACGGGTACGAAGCAACTACGAGATCAAGCTTTCTGTTGCCGGCGACCGGTCACCGATGACTTCTCGCGACGCGCCCGAATTTCGTGACTATTGCAAATCAATCTGGAAGGACCTCGATATTGACCACCAGCTCGGATGA
- a CDS encoding ABC transporter permease — protein sequence MTTSSDDSRIPLSAASPRHAEYLRALRTRAASVIGVQIVVLVAFFGAWQFVTSWHFIDPFITSDPLAMIYKFVALVRDGSLGYHVLVTVSETIVGFAFGTIVGIIIAAMLWWWDFFSDVAEPYVVVLNATPKIALGPVFIVWLGATVKAVIALSVSISLFVTILSVFSAFRQTDRDKLLLVRALGATKWQQFRKVVFPSAIPAIVATLKVNIGLSLIGTIVGEFLAASSGVGSLIVYGQNIFDMSLVMTCLVLLTAIAGFMYYAIVLFERHFVRWQRD from the coding sequence TTGACCACCAGCTCGGATGACAGCCGTATCCCACTAAGCGCGGCATCTCCGCGTCATGCGGAATATCTCCGGGCGCTACGCACTCGAGCGGCGTCGGTAATCGGCGTTCAGATCGTCGTGCTGGTGGCCTTCTTTGGCGCCTGGCAGTTCGTTACGTCTTGGCATTTCATCGATCCGTTCATTACCAGCGATCCACTCGCGATGATTTATAAATTCGTGGCCTTGGTCCGGGACGGTTCGCTCGGCTACCACGTGCTCGTTACCGTGTCTGAAACAATTGTCGGATTTGCGTTTGGTACGATTGTCGGCATCATAATCGCAGCGATGTTGTGGTGGTGGGACTTCTTCAGCGACGTGGCCGAGCCGTACGTTGTGGTGCTCAACGCGACGCCAAAGATAGCTCTGGGTCCCGTTTTCATTGTTTGGCTCGGCGCCACAGTCAAAGCGGTGATCGCGCTTTCGGTATCGATCTCCCTCTTTGTCACGATCCTCTCGGTATTTAGTGCGTTTAGACAGACTGACCGCGACAAGCTGCTTCTAGTTCGAGCTCTCGGTGCCACCAAGTGGCAGCAATTCCGCAAAGTTGTTTTCCCCTCGGCTATTCCCGCAATCGTCGCAACGCTCAAAGTCAATATCGGTCTGTCATTGATTGGCACGATCGTCGGTGAATTTCTTGCGGCAAGTTCTGGCGTAGGGTCACTCATCGTTTACGGGCAAAACATTTTTGACATGTCTCTCGTGATGACGTGCCTCGTTCTACTCACAGCGATCGCGGGCTTCATGTATTACGCTATTGTTCTATTCGAGCGACATTTCGTGCGTTGGCAACGCGATTGA